agaccgcgCACGCCTTGAAACTTACCTCATGCCGatccaccacagatgtagcTGGAGTACCTCCCAGGTCTAGTGGGGTCCACGTCGAGTCGTCCTGGAGATCATATGTGCACCACCGTTCATCGGTGTCAGCACCCACACAACCCCTTTTACCACATCATGCAAGCTCTGAGCAAATAGGTACGAATTTTTAATTCGCACAACGTTGAAATATATTTGTTTCTTACTGGTGCAATGATTATTAAACTtttattaggtgcacctacacaagccTCGATGCAACCTCGTAGACCGAGCCTTGTGCGTCCACCCTCAAGTACTGGGCGGCCCCTTCACCCTCGTTTTCAATATATTCAGCAAATTCAGCTAATATTGTGCACAGGTTATTTCGGTGATGAGGTCAGCCCGTCTTCAGCTGCCCCATGCCCTATCCCACCAGCACcgttcgagccatactacggcacgcccgcctggccatcttctgctgcaccggcataccacgcaagtacaattgtgcattttttactactactttcatttACACATTGTCCAtatctaatataattatttgttcgtaggcccctccagccagtacacatggacgccagcagagccttcacagtcctcgtaccctagtcaggagaATGAGGCTGGCCCGGACCCCGCGTAGGACCTCGTTTGGGACTtattcgggggcacacctgactacgacgtccttcgacagtcccaggtacccagtgctccacttcggacataGCCCACGCgggacgaggcctcgacaccggtgctccctactaggcctaccaaacaggtcggtccacccgaccccctcacgtACTCCAGGGGCCACATGAGGGTCAACCAGCGCCATCGAGACCACGATGGGGGGCACGACCGacggcagcgggggagacagtagtagaattttacatttgtttttgtaacttacatatgcatattcgattcgcgatGTACTCTTACGTATTCAGAcgcgtgtaatctttatggtccacttagcatgtcgtaactgcattttttattccaatgtgatggcatgctagttgcatttcttaattcgacatgaccacacgctacatTCTATCATCATCACCAatgtatatcttacaaagctacttatacacgaagtgacagCTCGCTTACTCTGTCGGGAGTGTtactttaatcacgaagtgacTACACTACTAAACTTTAatcatgacatgacaacacatgtcttcttgcgcaggctttagacaagaagtgtcAACACCGGACAGCTTTTACcacacaataaatgacaacacaggtaccaataaacatggaatctctgtccatcgtcaatgacacaactttcccattcttcaagatggaatccaatgctcctgccaccctcTGAGCCCttgcactcactcctttcttcaagagcgaatccaatgctcctgcctcccccaaccataaatagccgaaccttcATACATTGATGCACCACACATTTCTCAGacctctcaagtgcaatgtctttctcagctccaccaagcccaccaaagaaacattgggggattttaatccctcaaggtatcgaaccaccgatgtgcttctgtggtgacctttgcaggctccgcgagtcgcaggacatctcatacacctatgggctgcgctttttcatgtgtgccaactatgaATATggcaagcctcaacatggaacagatgagtatccaccggtatagcaacagATATCAGCCACATCTCTGCCGATTtcacaccctgttttactaacctctcatcttgttctatttgttcagtcccctcctccgctctgtgattttattcaatggctcgacaatgagtaAAATGACGAACAGAAgtagtgggtcgacatgaacatgaggtggagaagtgaagcttacgcacgtcgggagtacaaGCAACAGCAAGACAAACTTCGCCtaaagcgggaggaagaagagcgtatgaggaaAGAGGCGCACGACCGTGCCGTGGCTCAGGCTCAgaaggctgagagggcaaggaagcgggagagagcccaccgTGCTAAGACAGCAAGTCCTGATGCCCTCCGAAAgagaaaatatcctagatgcacttagtagagagtatctaatgtaacccgacatacttccaCTCCCTAAGTCATGTTATGATTATGAGCGgcacactaataagtaggtcttaatGCGAACTGTACATGCCACCTTCTTTTCCTCGTCGTGGTTACAATcttatgtaatgttttcaccctatatttaatattatatttgtCGCCGTTCGCGCTTCATATCTGCGTAATATGCTgtgagtgcttcacatatacaatttgttcacaattactgattttttattctccgactattacgtaacctactccaaattctcgcttcctcAGTATGCCGTTTTCACTCATCTTCaatatttttaattccaaattttctaaatgccctattttaaattttgatgaaatacacaaaattttacaattttcgaaaaaaaaaatatcattaccGCCCCCTTAGAGGGCGGCTaggctgctaaccgccctcccaggccctacccgccccctgagagggcggttagcccccttaccgccctctgagggggcggttaggccacccgccctccAAAGGGGCGGTTAGCAggtctaaccgccctctcagagggctgcagccttCTCAGGAGCCGCAGGCgcttagttttgtaatttttttcacaagaaatctatttatttaaatttttaatgaaaatatatatataaaaaaaactctgctGCCGGCCCGGTGATGGAGCGTGCACCAGCAGGCCGGGGCCCGTCCCTCCCAAACCCCACTGCCCAAACGTGGCTGATCGTATTGGTCTAGGAGGTGGGAAGGAACGCACAACAAATTTTCAGTTGGACCAAATAAGTATGTTTATTCCTCAAGAAGAATTGTTCAAGATTCAAGCTTTCTGCCTAAAAAACGCACTCAAACTCTCTCCATGAACACTCTATATACACGCGTGCATACCCAGACTTGGTCAAACACCACCTGCACTGCACGCTAGCACCATCGATCGAGTAGCGTCAATCGTTTGCTTCGTCGTCGTCCTTCTTGACGGCCTCGAAGCGCCCGCGCCCGTGCCCGTGCTGGTGCAGGACGGAGTGCAGCTCCACGGGGGTGGCGGAGAAGGACTTGATGTGCCCGAACCCGTTGCGGGGCGACGACAGCGGCCCCGCCGACGGCTTGGGCAGGCTGAGCCCCTTGTGCAGCCGCACCCTCCGCTGCGCCATCTCCACCTGCCCCATCAGGTGCACCagcccttcctcctcctcctccgacccCGCCTCGTCGTCCTTGCGTGCCGCCGGCTTCGTCGACTTCCAGTACGCCATGTACAGCACCAGCTGCGCCGCGCCCAGGACGCAGCCGATGGCGTTGGGGATCTAGTGCAAGATTCGAGTTAGTGCAAGTTAATTTGAGGGGATGCATGGATTAGCTGCTCGATCGAGACAGCGAAATGCGCGCGTACGCACTCCGATGAAGTAGTCCTTGACGAGCACGGAGTAGACACTCCAGACGCCGCCgttgaggaagaggaagaaggacaGGGAGAAGGGCATGTACTCCACGCTCCTCGTCTTCACCACTGTCCGCTGCATCACCGAATCCCATATAGAATTAGTTCGGTTTTGCTACGTGCCATCCGAGTATCCGACTGAAAGATTCGTATCCTGTAGGCTTCAGTCGATTGTCATATCTTTTTATCAGATGTTAAGCTCTGCTACTTAACAATCAAGTACTCATGGATACAAGGCATCAAAGCAAGCTGGATACATGTTTTTTGGGACAATGGATATGTGGATTTAGGTAAGTGGTCTTCTTCAAGGACATTTGATTTGAATGCGTGCTAAAAAAGACATTACTGCTTTTGGTGCACTAAATTGAAGAAAATGACATCAGACCAAACACTCGTTATGACAGGACAAAAAAAAGGAGATGGAAGTGTTTTATGATTTTATCATCTTGACATTCTAATTTACGGAGATACGAGCTTGCATTTTTGTCACACAAACAGAGTAATCTCGAGACAGAGAAATACATGCACCAAACATGTTAGTGAGTGCAGCATAAAACTTGTCCCAGCTGAATGCTAGTTTTCCAGAAAAAACACTGTTGTGGGTTTGCGGCACTGTTTTGCAGTCAAGAATTTCAACTGGAAGAGATAGGGTGATCTTTACTGACCATTGCGCCCAGCGGTGCTGCGTACATCCCGATCGTCAGCGCGGCGCACAGAAGCCCCACCGCGAACAGCCGGACGCCGCCGTGCAACGACACCAGCACCACCACGACAACCGCGGCAAGGAAACCGACGTTCACGGCCAGCACCAGCTTCGCCATCTTCGCCTGAGAACCGCGAAAACATTCAGATTCCTACTGGCCTACCATGCAAGGCCGGCATGGCGTTCAAGAGGTTGCTGGGGAGATCATTAGATTGTAAGAGCCACAGCACATGGGCGCACGTACCTTGGTCTCCCTGGGCGCGTAGGCAAGGTAGAGCGTGACGTAGACGGCCTCgagcgcggcgccggcgccgttgACGGTGACGACGAGGAGGCCGCCGGGCTTGAGGAGGCCGTAGAAGGTCCAGAGCGAGGTGCTGAGCAGGGTGGTGACGTACGGCAGCCACCTGAAGTCCTCCGTGCCCTTGTTCCTCACGATCCTCCGGAACGTGCCACTGAATTTCACCAAAACAAGCAAAACCCCATGATCAGCTCGTGCTACTTGCATCTCGCATAAACATGACAGAATCCTATCGAACTCACATCGGCGACGCGAAGACGAGTATGGAGATTACGTTCCCTGTCACGCAGAAGATCAAATCATCAGAGGGGAACCGGTTGATTGatgtcaagaaaaaaaaatggaggaAAAGAGTGAGCAAGAAAACTGATGCCCGTGTGGCCACGAACTGACCTAGGATCCCGACGAAGAAGCTCGGATCGGTCATTGCGACTTGTTCCTATCCGTGAGCTTATGAGGATGACCAAGATAACGCAGGCACACGtcgatatatatttataacaCTGTGACACTGCTTCACAGTTCAGAATAGGTGTTTGGTACTTAGGCTAGCAGTGTATATTTTCTGGGAAACACGCTTCAAGGTCAGACTCTGTAGCAAATGGCATATTTGCAAAGGGACCACACGGGCGGCCGGTTGGTCGGTCGCCGTTCGTGCGGTGCGACGGATCCAGCGGCGAAGTCCATCACGAACACTTACTTGACATCAAGATTTCACCTGCTCCCTAACTTAAGGTGATTAATCAGTGACCCTTTCCGTTGGGTCCGGTAAGCAGCCTGGCAACAAACCAGGCAATCTGCCACGTGATAGATCGTCTGATGGTCCGTTCCAGTAAGCACTCTGTCTTGTCAGCTGCAAGGAGCAATTACCAGAGATGACACCACACTGATACTTGCTCTGGTTAGTGGTTAGTAGTAGGTACGCTGCCTGGTCAGCCGAGACGATAATCGAGCTCGCTTAGCCAACCGCAGTGGCCGGATAGAATCCAAACACCACTGGACTGAAAGGCCAGCCGGAGCCGAACCGAAGCAAGGTGATGGAGAgtgacgtccgccgtggagccAGATCTCACGGCCGGGTGCGGAAGCGGGGACAAGCAGGCCCACGAAACGTTCTAGAGTAGACACGTCGCGCGCGCCATAAAGAATCTCGTATATTCTGGGCACCCTCGTGTCGTCATCGACGTTGATAGAAAAATCTAAAAGTAAACAGCATCCACGATTTTAcctatcaaaatagataatatatcttTTATATCTATAGTTCTAGCGTGTGTATTTAGTACTTATTTATTAAAGGCTATTTTGATATACGAAGTGTTAAGTATAGGTTGGCTCCATCATTTTCGGCACATAAGGTATCGAGAATATGATATTATAGATCATATTCGATATCTCATATGTCAAAAATTAAGTATATTCGTCATATGAGGTGTCAAATATGATTGATCATATTTGGCAcctcgtgtgtcgaatatgaccAAAATTATCATACGGTCAAGCTTATGGGGTAACTGCTCTTGTAACGTGTGTGCTTATATGGTAACTGCTATTACAACGTGTATGCTTGTGTGATAACTGCTATTACAACGTTTGTTCTTATGTGGTAACTACTTTTGTAACACATATGCTTGTgcggtaactgctcttacaaattcttacaacgcgtgtgcttgtgtggtaactgctaTTACAACGCATGTGCTTATGTGGTAATTGCTCATAATGGATTTTTACAACACATGTGCTTATATGGTAATTGCTCTTACAATTTGTGTGCTTGTCTTGTCTAAAGGCTGAGTCACAacataggtatgaacatatgtTATTGATTGAGCCTAAGCACATTAATGTTAGCAATTGCTAACTTTcgacaaaattagaaattatttactaatttaaatgtacatttTAAAATTCCTAATTCACCATGTAGTCTCAAAGGCTGTGAACAGCCTTAACACTTAGCCATGTTTAAAcatgcacaatttaaaatgTTGTAGTGGTAATATTCCATAttgtatcattgatctcaaGATGCATAGTGCATAGCTGTTGATTGTccagatcatctcaagatggcggtaGAAAGTGGTGACATAAACTAGTGAAAGAATGTCAGTTGTGCCAGTccatgctatcagggtaagatggttgtcgtctccgaggtggtgattgaaagttgtaaggatggaTAGAAacaaatccaccatcatcttcaaGGTCATCAGTGTCCTtcagagatggaggcctcggagggaggggtcgttgtggtatgaaatcattgtcctcgtcgtcatcttgagctatcacggtaggagcacgTCATATTTTCTTGTTGGTCGTACGCTATGTCGATGTGGTGCATGAATGTCCTCTTGCGGTCttccttgaaccttctcctatATTGCTGCTGTAACGTCGAgacattggtggcatgaaatcatcttcctcatcggcCTCGTCATTTTCTGcttgaatagtagagggcgccCTTGTACCCCTTAAGTTCGCTGATCTTCGTTGTCTTCTACgtgaaccaggcatcacacccccgtCGAAGAGTATAtatatcaccaagaagtttatgatttctttgttgatcaactcagcATCTTTCAGGAACACCTAACGTAAAAGatgagcattcgaatcaatggaaaaagaTAAgcagggtgaccaaatagaaaatgacgatcctggatgtgggatgcatactggtcagaCAACATCgttatccttctttgcctcatagagAACCTGATTTTGGATTGTTCAAAGTAAATAAGCTTAAGTAGGCAAACTATAGAGGAGACACCGCAATTTTTTACCGTGGTCTTGGAACTTGCCGGTCTCCCCTAATCTACATTGAGATGGATTCAAGCCTTTAACCGCTcatctatcaagtatgcaattctcaccacgagaagaggctcaacatgagcaacttgatcttgagtcaGATTAATCCAATGACCACTTATTatctcgattccactagagttaCACTTTACCACTCCGGCAAGGCGTCCACAAAGCCTCTCAAAATCACACCGGGTCTTCTCACAAGCTTCCTCGAGAAGATCACCAGATCATAACACCACCGCGCCATCTAGATGTTGGCAAacatcaagagtaacaagtcaggGCGAACTTGACTCTCACCAAGTGCCTAAAGCTCAATCACTAatgcaaatgcacttgattcttacctcacaaccctctctatatgcaacacatgcacaaatatgtGGGGAGGACTTCACTTAGCTCAAGTATGCTTAATGGGAGCAGGAGTGCTTGACCAAGCCACTAGacatggggtatttataggtcaCAACTCGAAATGTAGCCGTTACCCAAAGTCTAACTTCTCTGCGcatctggcggttagaccgcagTTCACCTGATGGTTGGACCACCACTAGGCTAACGACtctaaaactagccgttacagccTTTTCAAACTTTCCAACGGTCGGACCACCATCCTCTCTAGGAAAATGGAGGTTCTATGTAAGCTTCGACGGTCAGACTGGCCTCCTTAGCAGTCGGACCGTCACCCAATTCAGAGATATTTAACATAGTAGAGGCAGAGCTGGGTAGTTGGCACAATATTCATTCAGTCACTATATTTTAAGTAGTAAAGTTTGTTTCTGCAAATAGTCAATCTGTCAGAGCATCTTCAACCAGTTTGCTATTCCATTTCACACCCTATTTTCTAGCAAAAATAGAATAAACTAAGCTCCAGCCGGCTCTTATCCTGCTCACCAAATTTCATGTCTCGCTACTTCCTCACCAAACATGTAGTAAGTAgtaaatatttttctctaacTTAAATTAAACACCATGTAACCTCACACCTCCCAAGAGCTTGGCTGCTCCCCTAAATACATCAAGCATCACTTTTATCATGCCCTTTATTTGTTTCATATATCACTATACTAAAGTTTGTAAATAATATAGAAAACATAACCCATAAACATAATATGTAAAAAAACATCGATATTTAGAACATTTAGACACTACAATGCACAACATTGTAGATCGCATGTACATCAAACAACAATCTTATGTACCAGATACTAACCAAAATTCATATTCAAGTATCAAACAACAATACTATCATGTAACCGAAACTGAGCTAAGTATTTGTGAATATTGTCATTAGTAATGAGTCATAacttgacatgtcactaatgattggcctaggatgacccatcactgatgagttagtcattagtctAATAACTGATttaggatgatccgtcactgatgagttggttattagtgacggatcacaatatgacccatcactattatcatcagttaCAGGTTatgttacaacccgtcactaataaccactCATTAGTAACGGGGTTATACCGAATCCCGATCATATAGtatattagtgatgagtagtagtgggacccgtcactaatcgtgtcttctttatctattttttcacGTTGTGATTCTTCATAAACAACTTCAATGAATTATCGTTCAATGTGTTACAACTTACAAGCACATGATTTTTGTAATATGTTATTCTTattcaagttgtgacccatttCATACATTTTTGTCGATTGAGAAATATTCCCACATTCATCTATGATTATTTTGGTCATGAACATGAAAGAATGTAAAGTCATGAAAGTGGTTTCATTTTGTTCATTTGTATATATTTGGTGTTAGTGTAAATACAGTTGTATGTGTTTGTGTGCTTCCCTGGCACCAAGTCTGCAAAACATGTTAACTATGTAACATGACAATCTTATATATATGGCAGGTCAAGTAAATTGC
The nucleotide sequence above comes from Phragmites australis chromosome 4, lpPhrAust1.1, whole genome shotgun sequence. Encoded proteins:
- the LOC133916134 gene encoding bidirectional sugar transporter SWEET16-like gives rise to the protein MTDPSFFVGILGNVISILVFASPIGTFRRIVRNKGTEDFRWLPYVTTLLSTSLWTFYGLLKPGGLLVVTVNGAGAALEAVYVTLYLAYAPRETKAKMAKLVLAVNVGFLAAVVVVVLVSLHGGVRLFAVGLLCAALTIGMYAAPLGAMRTVVKTRSVEYMPFSLSFFLFLNGGVWSVYSVLVKDYFIGIPNAIGCVLGAAQLVLYMAYWKSTKPAARKDDEAGSEEEEEGLVHLMGQVEMAQRRVRLHKGLSLPKPSAGPLSSPRNGFGHIKSFSATPVELHSVLHQHGHGRGRFEAVKKDDDEAND